One Solanum lycopersicum chromosome 2, SLM_r2.1 genomic region harbors:
- the LOC101265788 gene encoding EID1-like F-box protein 2 produces MIITKQYRCIHSASCLCTKGHLSEEVIFLVFQRLNWNPKSVATLSCVCKWFDDLAKRVLWKEFCKTRAPKMMLDLQSSGSHSVDGNWRALGKLLIYCSGCTKGGLFNSIHVPGHFVYRTRFSRTSGKSFLLPQCRTDVLYVSDPCEHLDQGEEGDIGFFRGIFKSFATSKVRKMLIKREAQLHPTEVCPYCKAKLWSMLQAKMVPESASCRLGAYEDAIEYYVCLNGHVLGICTLLPLSDSEEASDHSDA; encoded by the coding sequence ATGATCATTACTAAACAATATCGCTGCATACACTCAGCTAGTTGTTTGTGTACAAAAGGGCATCTTAGCGAAGAAGTTATATTTCTGGTTTTTCAGCGACTAAATTGGAATCCTAAGTCGGTGGCAACTCTATCCTGTGTTTGCAAATGGTTTGATGATCTTGCAAAGAGAGTGCTCTGGAAGGAGTTTTGTAAGACGAGAGCTCCAAAAATGATGCTTGATTTACAGTCCAGTGGGAGTCACAGTGTTGATGGGAACTGGAGGGCTCTTGGAAAGCTTCTTATTTACTGTTCTGGATGTACTAAAGGTGGCTTATTCAACAGCATCCATGTTCCAGGACACTTTGTTTACAGGACTAGGTTCTCTAGGACCTCTGGGAAGAGCTTTCTGTTACCACAATGCAGGACGGATGTATTGTATGTTTCTGATCCTTGCGAGCATCTTGACCAAGGAGAAGAGGGGGATATTGGATTTTTTCGGGGAATATTTAAATCCTTTGCTACCTCCAAAGTTCGTAAAATGTTAATTAAGAGGGAGGCTCAGCTCCATCCAACAGAAGTGTGCCCTTACTGTAAGGCAAAACTGTGGAGCATGCTGCAAGCAAAAATGGTACCAGAAAGTGCCAGCTGTAGATTGGGTGCTTATGAAGATGCAATTGAGTATTATGTGTGCCTTAATGGGCATGTGCTTGGGATATGTACCCTCTTGCCCTTGTCTGATTCTGAGGAAGCTTCAGATCACAGTGATGCATGA